In Listeria cossartiae subsp. cossartiae, one genomic interval encodes:
- the queA gene encoding tRNA preQ1(34) S-adenosylmethionine ribosyltransferase-isomerase QueA: MKVEDFDFDLPEELIAQTPLLDRTSSRLMVLDKKSGEIKDQHFTDIISYLNEGDALVLNDTRVLPARLHGIKDETGAHIEVLLLKQKEGNAWETLVKPAKRIRKGATITFGDGALKATCLEELEHGGRILEFSYEGIFYEVLEQLGEMPLPPYIKEQLADQDRYQTVYAKENGSAAAPTAGLHFTEDLLAKISAKGVEIIFVTLHVGLGTFRPVDVEDTANHKMHSEFYRLTEESAARINQIKAQGGKVVAVGTTSIRTLETIASRHDGKLVAESGWTEIFISPGYTFQAVDALITNFHLPKSTLIMLVSALSDRTKILSAYNHAVEEQYRFFSFGDAMFIH, from the coding sequence ATGAAAGTAGAAGATTTCGATTTTGATTTACCAGAAGAATTAATTGCGCAAACACCATTACTAGACCGGACTTCAAGCCGACTAATGGTGCTTGATAAAAAATCAGGTGAAATAAAAGATCAACATTTCACGGATATTATTAGCTACTTAAATGAAGGGGACGCGCTAGTTTTAAACGATACACGCGTTCTCCCAGCTAGACTTCATGGTATTAAAGATGAAACTGGCGCACACATTGAAGTATTGCTTTTAAAACAAAAAGAAGGTAACGCATGGGAAACTCTAGTGAAACCTGCTAAAAGAATCCGCAAAGGTGCAACAATTACATTTGGTGATGGCGCTTTAAAAGCGACTTGCTTGGAAGAATTAGAGCATGGTGGCCGGATTCTTGAATTTTCTTATGAAGGCATTTTTTATGAAGTATTGGAGCAACTTGGTGAAATGCCGCTACCTCCATACATTAAAGAACAATTGGCTGACCAAGATCGTTACCAAACCGTTTATGCGAAAGAAAATGGTTCAGCTGCTGCGCCGACTGCGGGTCTTCATTTTACCGAGGATTTACTGGCAAAAATTAGCGCTAAAGGTGTAGAAATTATTTTTGTTACACTTCACGTTGGGCTTGGAACGTTCCGCCCAGTAGATGTAGAAGATACTGCCAACCACAAAATGCATTCGGAATTTTATCGTTTAACAGAGGAATCTGCGGCGCGAATTAACCAAATCAAAGCACAAGGCGGGAAAGTAGTAGCAGTCGGAACAACATCTATTCGGACATTAGAAACGATTGCGAGTCGTCACGATGGTAAATTAGTTGCTGAATCTGGCTGGACAGAGATTTTTATTTCTCCGGGGTATACTTTCCAAGCTGTCGACGCGTTGATCACGAATTTCCATTTACCGAAATCGACTTTAATTATGCTCGTGTCGGCTTTATCTGATCGGACGAAGATTTTATCGGCTTATAATCATGCTGTAGAAGAACAATATCGCTTCTTTAGTTTTGGCGACGCAATGTTTATTCATTAA
- the ruvB gene encoding Holliday junction branch migration DNA helicase RuvB, producing the protein MDERIISSETVDAEEVSFETSLRPQNLSQYIGQDKVKNNLTVFIEAATLRNEALDHVLLYGPPGLGKTTLAMVIAAEMGSQIKTTSGPAIERPGDLATILTSLEPGDVLFIDEIHRLSRAIEEILYPAMEDYCLDIVIGTGPTARSVRLDLPPFTLIGATTRAGLLSAPLRDRFGVIDHLEFYTEEQLTEIVLRTSSILDTKIDELGAREIARRSRGTPRIANRLLKRVRDFAQVRGNGTVTEKLAKEALTLLQVDPRGLDTIDQKLLHTIIQSFRGGPVGLDTIAASIGEERETIEDMQEPYLLQIGFLQRTPRGRIATETAYNHLGISYEKEV; encoded by the coding sequence ATGGATGAACGAATTATTTCAAGTGAAACGGTAGACGCAGAAGAAGTATCTTTTGAAACTAGTTTGCGGCCACAGAACCTTTCACAATATATTGGGCAAGACAAAGTAAAGAATAATTTAACCGTCTTTATTGAAGCTGCCACACTCCGAAATGAAGCGCTTGATCATGTGCTTTTATACGGACCACCAGGACTTGGTAAAACAACCCTTGCGATGGTTATTGCTGCCGAAATGGGCAGTCAAATTAAAACGACGAGTGGACCGGCAATTGAACGGCCTGGCGACTTGGCGACCATTTTGACAAGTCTTGAGCCAGGGGACGTTTTATTTATTGACGAAATTCATCGATTATCTCGAGCGATTGAAGAAATTTTATATCCGGCAATGGAAGATTATTGTTTGGATATTGTGATTGGGACAGGACCGACTGCGCGTTCTGTTCGGCTAGATTTGCCACCGTTTACACTAATTGGAGCTACCACTCGGGCTGGGCTTTTATCGGCGCCACTGAGAGATCGTTTTGGTGTGATCGATCATCTGGAGTTTTATACAGAAGAGCAGTTAACGGAAATTGTACTGCGAACTTCGAGCATTTTAGATACAAAAATTGATGAACTTGGTGCACGTGAAATTGCTAGACGTTCAAGAGGGACCCCGCGGATTGCCAATCGTTTATTAAAACGAGTACGTGATTTTGCGCAAGTTCGTGGAAATGGAACCGTAACGGAAAAGCTTGCCAAAGAAGCCCTTACCTTATTGCAAGTGGATCCAAGAGGGCTAGATACGATTGACCAAAAACTATTGCATACCATTATCCAATCATTTAGAGGTGGACCAGTCGGGTTAGATACGATTGCTGCCAGTATCGGTGAAGAAAGAGAAACCATTGAAGACATGCAAGAGCCCTATTTACTACAAATCGGTTTTCTACAAAGAACGCCACGCGGAAGAATCGCGACAGAAACGGCGTACAACCATTTAGGAATAAGTTATGAAAAAGAGGTATAA
- the ruvA gene encoding Holliday junction branch migration protein RuvA, whose amino-acid sequence MYDYIKGTVTTITPEYIVVEAGQIGYQIITGNPFSFQRLEGTEAQVFLYQHVREDNISLFGFQTTEERYLFKKLLSVSGIGPKSALAIIASGDVVPLITAIESEDDVYLTKFPSVGKKTARQIILDLKGKLADVVASEIVFVAPENDIVAGLSPQLEEAVLALEALGYSTRELKKVIPKLAKEADLTSDAYIKLALQLMTK is encoded by the coding sequence TTGTACGATTACATAAAAGGAACCGTAACGACGATTACACCAGAATATATTGTTGTAGAAGCAGGCCAAATCGGCTATCAAATAATTACAGGAAACCCGTTTTCCTTTCAACGACTAGAAGGTACAGAAGCGCAAGTCTTTTTGTATCAGCATGTGCGGGAAGATAATATTTCTTTGTTCGGTTTTCAAACAACAGAAGAACGTTATTTATTCAAAAAATTATTAAGCGTATCCGGAATCGGACCAAAAAGCGCGCTAGCAATTATTGCTTCAGGCGATGTGGTTCCGCTTATTACTGCGATTGAATCCGAAGACGATGTTTATTTAACCAAATTTCCAAGTGTCGGTAAAAAAACTGCGCGACAAATCATTCTCGATTTAAAAGGTAAACTTGCGGATGTTGTTGCAAGTGAAATTGTTTTTGTTGCACCAGAAAACGACATCGTAGCTGGACTTTCACCGCAATTAGAAGAGGCTGTTTTAGCCTTAGAAGCACTTGGATACAGCACGCGCGAACTGAAAAAAGTAATTCCGAAATTGGCTAAAGAAGCTGATTTGACGAGTGACGCATATATCAAGCTAGCACTACAATTAATGACAAAATAG
- a CDS encoding L-lactate dehydrogenase has translation MKPRKVMIIGAGNVGTAAAHAFVNQKFVEELILVDLNKERVEGNRKDLADAAAFMPGKMDITVRDASDCADVDIAVITVTAGPLKEGQTRLDELRSTSRIVASIVPEMMKGGFNGIFLIATNPCDIITYQVWKLSGLPRERVLGTGVWLDTTRLRRLLAEKLDIAAQSIDAFILGEHGDSQFPVWSHSSIYGKPVNEYSMEKLGEALDLKQIGETARDTGFEIYHQKGCTEYGIGGTIVEICRHIFSGSQRALTVSCVLDGEYGETGLAIGVPAVLSQNGVKEIISLKLDEQEQQAFANSVSVIKESIQSI, from the coding sequence ATGAAACCACGTAAAGTAATGATAATTGGCGCTGGGAATGTAGGGACAGCCGCAGCTCACGCATTTGTAAATCAAAAATTTGTCGAAGAGTTAATTCTCGTAGACTTAAATAAAGAACGCGTAGAAGGAAATCGCAAAGACTTGGCTGACGCAGCAGCATTTATGCCCGGAAAAATGGATATTACGGTGCGCGACGCAAGTGACTGTGCAGATGTAGATATTGCTGTAATCACTGTAACCGCGGGCCCTTTAAAAGAAGGACAAACGCGTTTAGACGAATTAAGAAGTACTTCAAGAATCGTTGCGAGCATTGTTCCAGAGATGATGAAGGGCGGGTTTAACGGTATTTTCCTCATTGCGACCAATCCATGTGACATCATCACGTATCAAGTGTGGAAGTTGTCTGGTTTGCCTAGAGAACGCGTGCTTGGAACGGGTGTCTGGTTAGATACTACAAGATTACGCCGTTTGCTTGCTGAAAAACTAGATATTGCTGCACAAAGTATCGATGCCTTTATTCTTGGTGAGCACGGTGATTCCCAGTTTCCTGTATGGTCGCATTCGTCCATTTATGGTAAACCTGTGAATGAATATAGCATGGAAAAACTAGGTGAAGCGCTTGATTTAAAACAAATTGGCGAAACGGCTCGTGATACTGGTTTTGAAATTTACCATCAAAAAGGCTGCACAGAGTATGGGATTGGCGGTACGATTGTTGAAATTTGTCGTCATATTTTCAGCGGTAGTCAGCGTGCTTTGACCGTGTCTTGCGTGTTAGACGGAGAATACGGCGAAACTGGTTTAGCAATCGGTGTACCAGCAGTTTTAAGCCAAAATGGTGTGAAAGAAATTATCTCTTTAAAATTGGATGAACAAGAGCAACAAGCCTTTGCCAATTCGGTTTCTGTAATTAAAGAAAGCATCCAATCAATCTAA
- a CDS encoding YebC/PmpR family DNA-binding transcriptional regulator, with amino-acid sequence MAGHSKWNNIQGRKNAQDSKRSKVFQKLAREIFVAAKKGPDPNLNPALRLVMDKAKAVNMPNDNIKRAIDKASGNTSAENYDEVTYEGYAPGGIAVLVHALTDNKNRTSTNVRVAFNKNGGSLGETGSVSYMFDRKGYLVILREGLDVDEEEFMLEAIEAGADDVEVSEDVFEIFTDPAAFPKVKEALQQAGYTFATAELSMFPTVYNAIAENNQTQFDKMLEALEDDDDVQEVYTNAEIN; translated from the coding sequence ATGGCAGGACATTCAAAATGGAATAATATTCAAGGACGTAAAAATGCACAAGATTCCAAGCGCTCGAAAGTATTTCAAAAGTTAGCGAGAGAAATTTTTGTTGCAGCAAAAAAAGGTCCTGATCCGAATTTAAATCCAGCACTCCGATTAGTTATGGATAAAGCAAAAGCAGTTAACATGCCGAATGACAATATTAAACGCGCTATTGATAAAGCTTCCGGCAATACGAGTGCAGAAAATTACGATGAGGTGACTTACGAAGGATACGCACCGGGCGGGATTGCTGTTCTTGTCCATGCACTTACGGATAATAAAAACCGCACGAGTACCAATGTGCGGGTAGCTTTTAATAAAAACGGTGGAAGCCTTGGTGAAACCGGAAGTGTGAGCTATATGTTCGATCGCAAAGGTTATTTGGTTATTTTACGCGAAGGTTTAGACGTGGACGAAGAGGAATTTATGCTCGAGGCCATTGAAGCAGGCGCGGACGATGTGGAGGTAAGTGAAGATGTATTTGAAATTTTCACTGATCCAGCCGCTTTTCCGAAAGTGAAGGAAGCTTTACAACAAGCCGGTTACACTTTTGCCACAGCTGAATTATCGATGTTTCCAACGGTTTATAATGCAATTGCAGAAAATAACCAAACACAATTTGATAAAATGTTAGAAGCGCTAGAAGATGATGATGACGTGCAAGAAGTTTATACGAACGCAGAGATAAATTAA
- the pheA gene encoding prephenate dehydratase — MKIAYLGPAASFTHAAAAKAFPKEEMIAKSTIPDCIMAIEKEDVDVAVVPIENTIEGSVNITLDYLFHFSSVPVVAEIVLPIAQHLMVHPAHVSAWKSVQKVMSHPQALAQCHTFLQAELYGVEREVTPSTAYAAKWVSNNPTELVAAIAPRMAASEYGLEIVKENAQDLELNQTRFFVLSRKPVSILLPKEEEKTSISVILPNNMPGALHKVLSTFAWRDIDLSKIESRPLKTSLGEYFFLIDVLSEGKELLVTNALDEITLLGGTANKLGTYHVHRLQTT, encoded by the coding sequence ATGAAAATTGCTTATTTAGGCCCAGCAGCATCTTTTACACATGCAGCAGCAGCGAAGGCTTTTCCGAAAGAAGAGATGATTGCTAAAAGTACGATTCCGGATTGTATTATGGCAATTGAAAAGGAAGACGTAGATGTGGCTGTTGTTCCCATCGAAAATACAATCGAAGGAAGCGTTAATATCACGCTGGACTACTTATTTCATTTTTCAAGTGTTCCTGTAGTGGCGGAGATAGTTCTACCGATTGCGCAACATTTAATGGTTCATCCAGCACACGTTTCGGCGTGGAAATCGGTTCAAAAAGTAATGTCGCATCCACAGGCGCTTGCCCAGTGCCATACCTTTCTTCAAGCAGAGTTGTACGGGGTAGAGCGGGAAGTAACGCCTTCTACGGCCTACGCAGCAAAATGGGTGAGCAATAATCCAACTGAACTTGTGGCAGCCATTGCACCACGTATGGCGGCAAGCGAATATGGACTTGAAATTGTCAAAGAAAATGCGCAAGATTTGGAACTAAATCAAACGAGATTTTTTGTACTAAGTCGTAAACCAGTTTCGATTTTATTACCAAAAGAAGAAGAGAAAACATCTATTTCGGTTATTTTGCCTAATAATATGCCAGGAGCGTTACATAAAGTCTTGTCTACATTTGCTTGGCGCGATATTGATTTAAGTAAAATCGAATCAAGACCACTGAAAACCTCATTAGGCGAGTACTTTTTCTTGATTGATGTACTTTCAGAAGGGAAAGAGTTGCTTGTGACCAATGCACTCGACGAAATTACCCTTTTAGGTGGGACGGCAAATAAACTTGGAACCTATCACGTTCACCGCTTACAAACGACCTAA
- the obgE gene encoding GTPase ObgE codes for MFVDQVKIYVKAGNGGDGMVAFRREKFVPNGGPAGGDGGKGADVVFVVDEGLRTLVDFRFKRIFKAEHGEHGMSKSMHGRGASDLVVKVPQGTIVKDIDTGEIIADLVAHGQRAVIAKAGRGGRGNKRFATPANPAPELSENGEPGQERNVQLELKVLADVGLVGFPSVGKSTLLSVVSAARPKIAAYHFTTIVPNLGMVDAGDGRSFVMADLPGLIEGASQGVGLGHQFLRHIERTRVIVHVIDMSGSEGRVPFDDYVAINNELEQYNLRLMERPQIIVANKMDMPDAEENLKEFKTKIAEDIPVFPISAVTKTGLRELLLAIADKLETTPEFPLNEILEQEDEDTVLYKYVAEEPDFEISREPDGTFVLSGAKIERLFTMTNFERDASISRFARQLRAMGVDEALRKRGATDGDIVRLLDYEFEFMD; via the coding sequence ATGTTTGTAGATCAGGTTAAGATATATGTAAAAGCTGGTAATGGTGGGGACGGTATGGTAGCATTCCGTCGCGAAAAATTTGTACCAAACGGTGGTCCTGCTGGCGGTGACGGCGGTAAAGGAGCAGACGTTGTATTTGTAGTAGATGAAGGTCTGCGTACGCTAGTAGATTTCCGCTTTAAACGAATATTTAAAGCAGAGCACGGCGAACACGGCATGAGTAAAAGTATGCATGGACGCGGTGCAAGTGATTTAGTAGTCAAAGTGCCACAAGGAACAATTGTAAAAGATATTGATACTGGCGAGATTATTGCTGATTTAGTAGCACATGGTCAACGCGCAGTTATTGCAAAAGCGGGACGTGGCGGACGTGGTAATAAACGTTTTGCGACACCAGCAAATCCAGCTCCGGAACTTTCTGAAAACGGAGAACCTGGACAAGAGCGTAATGTGCAATTAGAACTTAAAGTGTTAGCGGATGTTGGCTTAGTTGGTTTCCCAAGTGTTGGTAAATCGACGTTATTATCTGTTGTATCGGCAGCTAGACCAAAAATCGCTGCTTATCACTTTACAACGATTGTTCCTAACCTAGGAATGGTTGATGCAGGTGATGGTCGTAGTTTTGTTATGGCCGATTTACCGGGTCTAATTGAAGGTGCTAGCCAAGGTGTTGGTTTAGGACATCAATTCTTACGCCACATTGAAAGAACTCGTGTCATTGTGCATGTGATTGATATGTCTGGTTCAGAAGGACGCGTTCCGTTTGATGATTACGTGGCTATTAACAATGAGCTAGAGCAATACAACTTGCGCTTAATGGAACGTCCACAAATCATCGTAGCAAACAAAATGGACATGCCAGATGCAGAAGAGAACCTAAAAGAATTTAAAACAAAAATTGCTGAAGATATTCCAGTGTTCCCAATTTCCGCAGTAACGAAAACGGGACTTCGCGAATTACTTCTTGCAATTGCAGATAAATTAGAAACAACACCAGAATTTCCACTTAATGAAATTTTGGAACAAGAAGACGAAGATACAGTTCTTTACAAATATGTTGCTGAGGAACCTGACTTCGAAATTTCCAGAGAACCTGATGGCACGTTTGTATTAAGTGGTGCGAAAATCGAACGCTTATTTACAATGACGAACTTCGAACGCGATGCTTCAATTAGCCGTTTTGCGCGTCAACTGCGTGCAATGGGTGTCGATGAGGCGCTCAGAAAACGCGGTGCCACAGATGGCGATATCGTTCGCTTGCTTGATTATGAATTTGAATTTATGGATTAA
- the glpK gene encoding glycerol kinase GlpK, producing the protein MEKKYILALDQGTTSSRAMIIDEEGEVIGVAQEEFDQIFPKPGWVEHNANEIWASILAVIAGVLLKTNISSKEIAGIGITNQRETTVVWDKESGNPIYNAIVWQSRQTEDICKQLRKDGYEDTIRSKTGLLIDPYFAGTKARWILDHVDGAQERAEKGELLFGTIDTWLVWKLTGGRAHITDYSNASRTLLYNIYDLEWDDELLKMLNIPRAMLPEVRPSSEVYADTVPYHFFGEEVPVAGIAGDQQAALFGQGCFEKGMAKNTYGTGCFLLMNTGEKAVRSENGLLTTLAWGIDGKVEYALEGSIFVAGSAIQWLRDGLRMVRQSSDSENYASRIESSDGVYVVPAFVGLGAPYWDSDVRGAVFGLTRGTEKEQFIRATLESLAYQTRDVLYAMEQDSGISLKTLRVDGGASANNFLMQFQSDILGVPVERPENKETTVLGAAFLAGLAVGVWKDKNEIKKHWKLDKRFEVEMKEEQREDLYEGWHKAVKAAQAFK; encoded by the coding sequence ATGGAAAAGAAATATATTTTAGCGCTGGATCAAGGAACAACTAGTTCAAGAGCGATGATTATTGATGAAGAAGGCGAAGTAATTGGCGTTGCACAAGAAGAATTTGATCAAATATTTCCTAAGCCAGGCTGGGTGGAACATAATGCCAATGAAATTTGGGCGTCCATTTTAGCGGTCATTGCGGGTGTATTACTGAAAACAAATATTTCTTCTAAAGAAATTGCTGGGATTGGTATTACTAACCAACGTGAAACAACGGTTGTTTGGGACAAAGAAAGCGGCAATCCGATTTATAATGCGATTGTTTGGCAATCCCGTCAAACGGAAGATATTTGTAAACAACTGCGTAAAGATGGTTATGAAGACACGATTCGTTCGAAAACTGGTCTTTTGATTGATCCATATTTTGCAGGAACAAAAGCTCGCTGGATTCTCGATCATGTAGATGGTGCGCAAGAACGTGCGGAAAAAGGAGAACTTCTTTTTGGAACAATCGATACTTGGTTAGTTTGGAAATTAACTGGTGGTCGTGCGCACATTACGGATTATTCCAACGCTTCTCGTACACTCCTTTATAATATTTATGATTTAGAATGGGATGATGAGCTTCTAAAAATGCTTAATATCCCGAGAGCAATGCTACCAGAAGTTCGTCCGTCCTCTGAAGTATATGCGGACACAGTTCCTTATCACTTCTTTGGCGAAGAAGTTCCAGTTGCAGGTATTGCTGGTGACCAACAAGCGGCATTATTCGGTCAAGGTTGTTTTGAAAAAGGAATGGCGAAAAATACGTACGGAACTGGTTGTTTCTTACTAATGAACACTGGGGAAAAAGCAGTACGTTCTGAAAACGGCTTGTTAACAACACTTGCTTGGGGAATTGATGGCAAAGTGGAATACGCGCTTGAAGGTAGTATTTTCGTTGCTGGTTCTGCGATTCAGTGGTTACGTGACGGTTTACGAATGGTTCGTCAATCAAGCGACTCTGAAAACTATGCAAGTCGTATTGAATCAAGTGACGGTGTATATGTTGTACCAGCTTTCGTTGGTTTAGGCGCACCTTACTGGGATTCAGATGTACGCGGCGCTGTATTTGGCTTAACTCGTGGTACGGAAAAAGAACAATTTATCCGTGCAACTTTGGAATCTCTTGCCTATCAAACAAGAGACGTACTTTATGCAATGGAACAAGATTCCGGAATTAGCTTGAAAACGTTACGTGTTGATGGCGGAGCTTCTGCTAATAATTTCTTAATGCAATTCCAATCTGATATTCTAGGCGTTCCTGTAGAGCGTCCAGAAAACAAAGAAACAACTGTACTCGGAGCAGCATTCTTAGCAGGACTTGCAGTTGGTGTTTGGAAAGATAAAAATGAAATTAAAAAACATTGGAAACTAGATAAACGTTTTGAAGTAGAAATGAAAGAAGAGCAAAGAGAAGATTTATATGAAGGCTGGCATAAAGCTGTTAAAGCAGCACAAGCTTTTAAATAA
- a CDS encoding MIP/aquaporin family protein, translating to MIDTSLATQFLGEVVGTAILIILGAGVVAGVSLKKSKAENGGWVVITLAWGLGVTMGVYVSGYMSMAHLNPAVTIAMALAGAFPWDYVLPYIIAQFIGAFIGATLIWLHYYPHWKKTEDKPTKLGVFATAPAIRHFTSNFFGEALGTFMLVFGLLSLGANSFSDGLNPLVVGALIVAIGMSLGGTTGYAINPARDLGPRIAHFVWPISGKGGSDWGYSWVPVIGPIMGGALGALGYNAIIKGELGMWFWVFAVLFVLILILTMQLDKKKDLA from the coding sequence ATGATTGACACAAGTTTAGCAACACAATTTCTAGGTGAAGTTGTTGGTACTGCCATTCTAATTATTTTAGGTGCTGGTGTCGTAGCTGGTGTTTCGCTGAAGAAATCGAAAGCGGAGAATGGCGGCTGGGTCGTTATTACTTTGGCTTGGGGGCTAGGCGTTACAATGGGTGTATATGTTTCAGGCTACATGAGTATGGCCCATCTTAACCCGGCTGTAACAATCGCTATGGCGCTTGCAGGTGCTTTCCCTTGGGACTACGTATTGCCATATATTATCGCTCAGTTTATCGGAGCATTTATTGGGGCAACGCTGATTTGGTTACATTACTACCCACATTGGAAGAAAACGGAAGATAAACCAACTAAACTAGGTGTGTTTGCAACGGCACCAGCTATTCGCCATTTCACATCTAACTTTTTTGGTGAAGCATTAGGTACTTTTATGTTAGTGTTTGGATTATTGTCATTAGGTGCAAATTCCTTTTCAGACGGATTAAATCCACTCGTTGTTGGTGCATTAATAGTCGCTATCGGGATGTCTCTTGGTGGAACTACTGGTTATGCAATCAACCCAGCTCGTGACCTTGGCCCAAGAATTGCGCATTTTGTTTGGCCGATTTCTGGTAAAGGTGGATCTGACTGGGGTTACTCATGGGTTCCTGTTATCGGACCGATTATGGGCGGTGCATTAGGTGCTTTAGGGTATAATGCCATTATTAAAGGCGAACTAGGAATGTGGTTCTGGGTGTTCGCAGTATTGTTTGTTTTAATTCTTATTTTAACCATGCAACTCGACAAGAAAAAAGATTTAGCATAG
- the rpmA gene encoding 50S ribosomal protein L27, translated as MLKFDIQHFAHKKGGGSTSNGRDSESKRLGAKRADGQFVTGGSILYRQRGTKIYPGTNVGRGGDDTLFAKTDGVVRFERMGRDKKKVSVYPEVQEA; from the coding sequence ATGTTAAAATTTGATATTCAACATTTTGCGCACAAAAAGGGTGGCGGTTCGACTTCTAACGGACGTGACTCTGAATCAAAACGTTTAGGTGCAAAACGTGCGGACGGACAATTTGTTACTGGTGGATCTATCCTTTACCGTCAACGTGGTACTAAAATCTATCCAGGAACTAACGTAGGACGTGGAGGCGATGATACTTTATTCGCTAAAACTGACGGCGTTGTACGTTTCGAACGTATGGGACGCGACAAGAAAAAAGTTAGCGTTTATCCTGAAGTACAAGAAGCTTAA
- a CDS encoding ribosomal-processing cysteine protease Prp — protein MIQVDVMRENNQIISFTMSGHADFAEHGSDLVCAGASSIAFGMVNAISEVRDFAPVIEESEGYLYYSVPADYVGDDVVQILLTGMENQLRSLAYSYPDHIKINSK, from the coding sequence ATGATTCAAGTCGATGTTATGCGAGAAAACAACCAAATAATTTCTTTTACAATGAGTGGACACGCCGATTTTGCCGAACATGGCAGTGATTTGGTATGTGCTGGGGCTTCGTCTATTGCTTTTGGAATGGTGAATGCTATTTCGGAAGTTCGTGACTTTGCGCCTGTAATAGAAGAGTCGGAGGGTTACCTTTACTATTCTGTGCCTGCTGATTATGTAGGGGATGACGTGGTACAAATCTTGCTTACAGGGATGGAAAATCAACTAAGGTCATTAGCGTACAGCTATCCTGATCATATAAAAATTAACTCCAAATAG
- the rplU gene encoding 50S ribosomal protein L21, which yields MYAIIETGGKQIKVEAGQEIYVEKLAGEVGDVVTFDKVLFVGGDSAKVGVPFVEGATVTAKVEKQGRAKKLTVYKYKPKKNYHKKQGHRQPYTKLTIDAINA from the coding sequence ATGTACGCAATTATTGAAACAGGTGGGAAACAAATCAAAGTAGAAGCTGGCCAAGAGATCTATGTTGAGAAATTAGCAGGTGAAGTTGGTGATGTTGTTACTTTTGACAAAGTTCTATTCGTAGGTGGAGATTCCGCTAAAGTTGGCGTTCCATTCGTGGAAGGCGCAACTGTAACAGCTAAAGTTGAAAAACAAGGCCGTGCGAAGAAATTGACAGTTTATAAATATAAACCGAAAAAGAACTACCACAAAAAACAAGGTCATCGTCAACCTTACACAAAATTAACTATTGATGCAATCAATGCTTAA